GCCATAATTTTTCGCAATATCAGCGATCTCCTGATCATCCGTGGATACCATCACTTCCTCAAATAAACCAGATGCCAGCGCAGTTTCAATTGCGTAAGCTATAATTGGTTTTCCGAGAAAATCCTTGATATTTTTTTTCGGAATCCGTTTACTACCCCCCCTTGCTGGAATGATGGCGAGGGATTTATTCATGGTAATATTCATTGACTGTTTGTATCACAAACAATTGCTCTTCATCCGTCAGCGTAGGATACATTGGTAAGCTGATACATCTTCGATAATAGTGTTCAGCTATCGGCATATCACCGATCTCCCAGCCTAAGCTCTGGTAATAAGGCATTAAATGGCACGGAATGTAATGGATTTGCGCAAAGATTTTTTTCTCCCGCAAATGATTGTAAAGACCCAGACGATTGTCAACTTCTATAATATAGAGATGATAGGCATGACCGGCCTCTACGCCACTTTGCCCAGATATGAAAGATTTACCAGAAAAGGCGCTGTTATATTTTTCAGCGATTCGCCTCCGCTTTTCGAGACCCTCATCGGCTCTTTTTAACTGACTTGTTCCCAAGGCAGCCTGGAAGTCTGTCAATCGATAGTTATAGCCCAACGTCTGCATCTCCATATACCAGCCAGGATAATTTTCATCCCCTCCGGCAAGTTCTATACTATTCACATACAAATCGTTCGACTTGACAATGCCGTGTGTCCGGAGTGTAAGAAGCTTATTATATAGTTCTATATTATTAGTAGTGACCATTCCACCTTCTCCGCAAGCGATATGCTTAACCGGATGGAAGCTGAATATAGCAAGATCGGCAAATTTGCCGTTCCCGCAGCGCTGCTCCTGGCCTTCGGAATCGTTGAAAAAACCTCCCGGTGCATGGCAGGCATCCTCAATGATCCATAAGCCATATTCTTCTGCAAGATTTTTAAAATCTTCCAGATTAACAGCCCTGCCAGCAAAGTCAACCGGAATAATACCTTTGTAAGTACCTTTTGGAGACCCTTCCAAAAGACTCCGTACAGAATCGATATCAATCAGATAGCTGAGAGGATCTATTTCTGCAAATACGATTTCGCCACCACAGTAACGGATACAATTCGCCGAGGCTGCAAAGGTAATCGGGGTTGTGATAACCTTATCTCCCGGAGAAACGTTTAATGCGAGTGCGCATAAGTGAAGAGCAGCCGTGCCATTCGCTACTGCCACGGCATACTTTGCTCCAACATAGTTAGCAAACGCAGTTTCGAACTCCTGTATATTGGGTCCCTGAGTCAGATATTCGGATTTTAAAACTTCCGTTACAACCTTAATATCTTCATCAGTTATATTTTGCCTTCCGTATGGGATCATTGCTGAAAAAGTTAAACCGTGAAATCTGGATCTACATGCTCCTTGATCAATGCACGCAAACTATCAACTGTTTCCCATTCTGTATTATTTCCGGAATTATAGGAAAACCCGTCAGGTACTTTTTTCGCATTAAAATGGTTAATGAAGTCTGACATATTCCATGTTGGAGTTTGAGGGACAATCGCGTAGTACTTCCCCAGATCATAAGTGAAGAATGAGTCCGACGTCGTTATCATTTCTTCGTGGATCTTTTCACCTGGTCGTATACCAATCACACGATGCTCACATTCAGGACCAATCGCTTTTGCAATATCAAGAATATTGTAAGATGGTATCTTAGGTACAAAGAGTTCTCCACCCCAGGCCGTCTCCAAGGCATGTAATACCATATCAACACCTCCTTGCAACGATATGTTGAATCTTGTCATGGTCTCTACGGTGATCGGTAATACACCACTTTTCTTTTTATTTATAAAGAAAGGGATTACAGACCCGTTTGAACCCATCACGTTCCCGTAACGTACTACGGAAAACTTTATAGGATTACGTCCGCGAATGTTATTGGCAGCTATGAATAGTTTATCGGAAGTCAGCTTCGTTGCACCATAAAGGTTAATAGGAGCAGCAGCTTTGTCCGTTGACAATGCAACAACATGGCCTACTTCAGTGTCTAAGGCAGCATTAATAACGTTTTGCGCGCCGTCAATATTAGTTTTTACACATTCCGAAGGGTTGTATTCTGCAATAGGCACGTGCTTCATAGCAGCGGCATGTATAACGAAGTCAATTCCTTTGAAAGCTCTTCTTAGACGTTCTTCATCTCGTACATCACCAATGAAAAAACGAATTTGTGGGTATTTTTCTGGTGTGTATTCCTGCGCCATCTGGAATTGCTTTTGCTCATCCCTTGAAAAGATTACTAACCTTTTCACATCCGGCCATCTTTTGAAAATCGTTGCAGTCAATGCTTTACCTAAAGAACCAGTTCCTCCTGTTATTAGTATTGATTTACCGGTCAAATCTAGCATGTTGTTTAAATTTAGTTTATAACTTATTCTAATAGTACTGACTAGTTACATGAGCTTTCTATGAAGCTTTTCTTTGAAAAAGATAATGTAGCTGAGCGTGACAAAGACGCCAAGCACAGAAAAGATGATCCCTATGAACAACCGTTTGGGGCTACTTTTAGACAAAGGGACCCGAACAGGCTCTAAAACCTTAAAAACAGGCTTTTCTTCTTTTTCCCGAATTTTAAATTGCTCCAGCTTACTTGATAAGTCGGAATAAATGGCCTGAGACAGGACATATTCGGCTTGTAGCCTTTGCTCCTCGATCCTGGCAACGTTCAAAAATGTATTTCTATGCG
This Dyadobacter sp. UC 10 DNA region includes the following protein-coding sequences:
- the pseC gene encoding UDP-4-amino-4,6-dideoxy-N-acetyl-beta-L-altrosamine transaminase — translated: MIPYGRQNITDEDIKVVTEVLKSEYLTQGPNIQEFETAFANYVGAKYAVAVANGTAALHLCALALNVSPGDKVITTPITFAASANCIRYCGGEIVFAEIDPLSYLIDIDSVRSLLEGSPKGTYKGIIPVDFAGRAVNLEDFKNLAEEYGLWIIEDACHAPGGFFNDSEGQEQRCGNGKFADLAIFSFHPVKHIACGEGGMVTTNNIELYNKLLTLRTHGIVKSNDLYVNSIELAGGDENYPGWYMEMQTLGYNYRLTDFQAALGTSQLKRADEGLEKRRRIAEKYNSAFSGKSFISGQSGVEAGHAYHLYIIEVDNRLGLYNHLREKKIFAQIHYIPCHLMPYYQSLGWEIGDMPIAEHYYRRCISLPMYPTLTDEEQLFVIQTVNEYYHE
- the pseB gene encoding UDP-N-acetylglucosamine 4,6-dehydratase (inverting), which encodes MLDLTGKSILITGGTGSLGKALTATIFKRWPDVKRLVIFSRDEQKQFQMAQEYTPEKYPQIRFFIGDVRDEERLRRAFKGIDFVIHAAAMKHVPIAEYNPSECVKTNIDGAQNVINAALDTEVGHVVALSTDKAAAPINLYGATKLTSDKLFIAANNIRGRNPIKFSVVRYGNVMGSNGSVIPFFINKKKSGVLPITVETMTRFNISLQGGVDMVLHALETAWGGELFVPKIPSYNILDIAKAIGPECEHRVIGIRPGEKIHEEMITTSDSFFTYDLGKYYAIVPQTPTWNMSDFINHFNAKKVPDGFSYNSGNNTEWETVDSLRALIKEHVDPDFTV